One Mycolicibacterium goodii genomic region harbors:
- a CDS encoding SDR family NAD(P)-dependent oxidoreductase produces the protein MSAGELRFDDRVAVVTGAGRGLGRQYALLLASRGAKVVVNDAGVSLTGDAPPRDAGAGPAHTVVDEIVAAGGHAVASVDSVATAAGGRAIVDTALEHYGRVDILIHNAGNVRRGSLRQLADEDFDAVLDVHLRGAYHVVRQAFPLMCDAGYGRVVLTSSIGGLYGNHDVANYAAAKAGILGLCNVVALEGAVDGVMCNAIIPGAVTRMAEGLDTSAYPPMGPDLVAPAVGWLAHETCSVTGEYFIAIAGRIARAVVTESPGVHQPSWTVEEVGARIDEIRDISAPVTFPVVPDGHAEHIRYSFTAAHARSARTSAAQGVRS, from the coding sequence GTGAGTGCCGGCGAACTGAGATTCGACGACCGCGTCGCGGTGGTCACCGGCGCGGGCCGGGGCCTCGGCCGGCAGTACGCGCTGTTGCTGGCTTCGCGGGGCGCCAAGGTCGTGGTCAACGATGCCGGCGTCAGCCTGACCGGTGACGCCCCGCCGCGCGATGCCGGCGCGGGGCCCGCTCACACCGTGGTCGACGAGATCGTCGCTGCCGGTGGACACGCCGTCGCTTCCGTCGATTCCGTCGCGACCGCGGCCGGGGGCCGGGCCATCGTCGACACCGCGCTCGAACACTACGGTCGCGTCGACATCCTGATCCACAACGCAGGCAATGTGCGGAGGGGGTCGCTCAGGCAACTCGCCGACGAGGATTTCGACGCGGTCCTCGACGTGCACCTGCGCGGTGCGTATCACGTGGTGCGCCAGGCCTTTCCGCTCATGTGCGACGCCGGTTACGGCCGTGTGGTGCTGACGTCGTCGATCGGCGGCCTGTACGGCAACCACGACGTCGCCAACTACGCGGCCGCCAAGGCCGGAATCCTGGGGTTGTGCAACGTGGTGGCGCTCGAAGGCGCCGTCGACGGGGTGATGTGCAACGCGATCATCCCGGGCGCGGTGACCCGGATGGCCGAGGGTCTCGACACATCGGCGTATCCACCGATGGGCCCGGATCTCGTCGCGCCCGCGGTTGGCTGGCTCGCCCACGAAACCTGCTCGGTGACCGGCGAGTACTTCATCGCGATCGCCGGTCGTATCGCCCGTGCCGTGGTCACCGAGAGCCCAGGTGTTCATCAGCCGTCGTGGACCGTCGAGGAGGTCGGTGCGCGCATCGACGAGATCCGGGACATCTCGGCGCCCGTGACGTTCCCGGTGGTGCCCGACGGGCACGCGGAGCACATCCGCTACAGCTTTACGGCGGCGCACGCGAGGAGCGCCCGGACGTCGGCAGCACAAGGGGTCCGATCATGA
- a CDS encoding CaiB/BaiF CoA transferase family protein — protein MTGGPLQGVRVIDLTAMVMGPYCTQIMADMGADVVKVEPPQGDNTRYISVGPAPGLSGVFVNVNRGKRGIVLDLQTEKDKANLRDLIADADVFIHSMRAKAVAKLGFGYDDVSSINPRIVYTNCYGYGRRGPDADRPAYDDTIQAECGLPAVQEQLTGEATYVGTIMADKVAGLTALYATMMALFHRERTGEGQEVEVSMFETMASFMLVEHANGAMFDPPLGPAVYPRTVATNRRPYETKDGHIAALVYNDKHWNAFVGAVQPAWNSPEYATLEARARQIDTVYGLVAQTLKERTTAEWLDLFHDLEIPAAPIHTPDALFDNEHLNAVGLFQTVDTRYGPVRFPGVPTWFSKTPGRVAGFAPELGADTDDVLAEVRPQNKAG, from the coding sequence ATGACCGGCGGCCCATTGCAGGGCGTACGCGTCATCGACCTCACCGCGATGGTGATGGGACCGTACTGCACGCAGATCATGGCCGACATGGGTGCCGACGTCGTCAAAGTCGAACCCCCACAGGGCGACAACACCCGCTACATCTCGGTCGGCCCGGCACCGGGACTCAGCGGCGTGTTCGTCAACGTCAACCGCGGCAAGCGCGGCATCGTGCTGGATCTGCAGACCGAGAAGGACAAGGCGAATCTGCGCGATCTGATCGCCGACGCCGACGTGTTCATCCACTCGATGCGCGCCAAGGCCGTCGCGAAACTCGGCTTCGGCTACGACGACGTCTCCTCGATCAACCCGCGCATCGTCTACACCAACTGCTACGGCTATGGCAGGCGCGGACCTGATGCGGACCGTCCCGCATACGACGACACGATCCAGGCCGAATGTGGCTTGCCGGCGGTGCAAGAGCAGTTGACGGGGGAGGCCACCTACGTCGGCACCATCATGGCCGACAAGGTCGCGGGCCTGACCGCGCTCTACGCCACGATGATGGCGCTGTTCCACCGCGAACGCACCGGCGAGGGGCAGGAGGTCGAGGTCAGCATGTTCGAGACCATGGCCTCGTTCATGCTCGTCGAGCACGCAAACGGCGCGATGTTCGACCCACCGCTCGGTCCCGCGGTCTATCCGCGCACGGTCGCCACCAACCGCAGGCCGTACGAGACCAAGGACGGCCACATCGCCGCGCTGGTCTACAACGACAAGCACTGGAACGCGTTCGTCGGCGCGGTGCAACCGGCCTGGAACAGTCCCGAATACGCCACTCTGGAGGCCCGCGCCCGTCAGATCGACACCGTGTACGGCCTGGTGGCGCAGACGTTGAAGGAACGTACGACCGCCGAATGGCTGGACCTGTTCCACGATCTGGAGATTCCGGCCGCACCCATCCACACACCCGACGCACTGTTCGACAACGAGCACCTCAACGCCGTCGGACTGTTCCAGACCGTCGACACCCGGTACGGCCCGGTGCGGTTCCCGGGGGTGCCGACGTGGTTCTCGAAGACTCCTGGACGCGTCGCCGGCTTCGCGCCGGAACTGGGTGCCGACACCGACGACGTGCTCGCCGAGGTGCGCCCACAGAACAAGGCCGGTTGA
- a CDS encoding acyl-CoA dehydrogenase family protein translates to MDFDLGEDANRLRGELRTLIDEHVPEEFLGAFTDDPADLAVAQQFCRTLAQRQLLCMSWPREFGGGEASVWEQTVVREEMWAHHEPRGAQYMGVNWVGPIIMRYGTEEQQRQHLPPIANGEVIWCQGFSEPEAGSDLASLRTSARRVDDGWRINGQKIWTSYATMAQWCFLLARTSRGEKKQQGLTIFLVPMDDPAITVRPIRTMMGPHHLNEVFFDDLKVTDDSGASVLGTVDDGWKIVQDVVSFERVGIARYARCERLLQAAPDVLGHSWDELPAELRGRWARMLTHCRRARLMAYRVVAMQASGRVNPGDSAAYRIAVTRLDQESAEVLMEIAAALPRGPDARNEYFRAEVEDHWRYSQASTVSSGSIEMQRILLSRTMFAGAVR, encoded by the coding sequence GTGGATTTCGATCTCGGCGAGGACGCCAACCGGTTGCGCGGTGAACTGCGCACGCTCATCGACGAGCACGTACCCGAGGAATTCCTCGGTGCGTTCACCGACGACCCGGCGGATCTGGCGGTGGCCCAACAGTTCTGCCGCACGCTTGCGCAACGCCAACTGCTGTGCATGTCGTGGCCGCGGGAGTTCGGCGGCGGCGAAGCGTCGGTGTGGGAGCAGACCGTGGTGCGCGAGGAGATGTGGGCGCACCACGAACCCCGCGGTGCCCAGTACATGGGCGTCAACTGGGTCGGTCCGATCATCATGCGGTACGGCACCGAAGAGCAGCAGCGTCAACACCTGCCGCCGATCGCCAACGGTGAGGTCATCTGGTGCCAGGGCTTTTCCGAGCCAGAGGCCGGCTCCGACCTGGCGTCGTTGCGCACCTCGGCGCGCCGCGTCGACGACGGGTGGCGCATCAACGGCCAGAAGATCTGGACCTCCTACGCCACCATGGCACAGTGGTGTTTCCTGCTGGCCCGGACCTCCAGAGGTGAGAAGAAACAGCAGGGCCTGACGATCTTCCTGGTGCCCATGGATGATCCGGCGATCACCGTGCGGCCGATCCGCACCATGATGGGCCCGCACCACCTCAACGAGGTGTTCTTCGACGACCTCAAGGTCACCGACGACTCAGGGGCATCGGTGCTGGGCACGGTCGACGACGGTTGGAAGATCGTGCAGGACGTGGTGTCGTTCGAGCGGGTCGGCATCGCGCGGTACGCGCGGTGTGAGCGGCTGCTACAGGCCGCTCCTGACGTGCTCGGGCACTCCTGGGACGAGTTGCCCGCCGAACTGCGGGGCCGGTGGGCCCGCATGCTGACGCACTGCCGTCGGGCGCGTCTCATGGCCTACCGCGTCGTGGCGATGCAGGCATCCGGGCGTGTCAACCCCGGTGACTCCGCGGCCTACCGCATCGCGGTGACCCGGCTGGACCAGGAGAGCGCGGAGGTGTTGATGGAGATCGCCGCGGCACTGCCGCGCGGCCCCGACGCGCGCAACGAGTACTTCCGCGCCGAGGTCGAGGACCACTGGCGTTACTCGCAGGCCTCCACGGTGTCGTCGGGCAGCATCGAGATGCAGCGCATCCTGTTGTCGCGCACGATGTTCGCGGGGGCGGTCCGGTGA
- a CDS encoding acyl-CoA dehydrogenase family protein has protein sequence MNLDLSDDAREYGHQARRAFEAAGGDELLQQAEAKPGARHGLVGPVLDALGAWDLDPRTDPDALEAAAALCRSAGYWALPYPVAERLARPADLDVDGLIVVGGAAPEAALEGLDMRWATVTLDGRRCAVTRLGATGPAFTTALELSEVDTEGAGDVALGLVLGSWTLLGLLDRAIELTVAHVSLRKQFGQTLSSFQGVQFQLTDAEVERSGVDILAKHALWSVDRNDTTEAVNDALALRLAAVEAAEVVFRVCHQLHGAVGFCDETTLSWLSRHSQPLRRLPFGVCATRDILTMRLGRRGLSGLFS, from the coding sequence GTGAACCTCGATCTTTCCGACGACGCCAGAGAATACGGCCATCAGGCCCGACGGGCCTTCGAGGCGGCGGGCGGTGACGAACTTCTGCAGCAGGCCGAGGCCAAACCCGGGGCGCGCCATGGCCTCGTCGGCCCGGTGCTCGACGCACTCGGCGCCTGGGACCTCGACCCGCGTACCGATCCCGACGCGCTGGAGGCCGCGGCCGCACTGTGCCGCAGTGCCGGGTACTGGGCACTGCCGTATCCGGTCGCCGAGCGTCTGGCCCGACCTGCCGATCTGGACGTCGACGGGCTGATCGTGGTGGGCGGCGCCGCCCCCGAGGCCGCCCTCGAAGGCCTCGATATGCGTTGGGCCACAGTCACGTTGGACGGGCGGCGCTGCGCGGTCACCCGGCTCGGCGCGACGGGGCCGGCGTTCACCACCGCGCTCGAGTTGTCCGAGGTCGACACCGAGGGCGCGGGTGATGTGGCGCTCGGGCTGGTGCTGGGCAGTTGGACGCTGCTGGGTCTGCTCGACCGTGCCATCGAGCTCACCGTCGCCCATGTGAGCCTGCGCAAGCAGTTCGGCCAGACGCTGTCGTCGTTCCAGGGTGTGCAGTTCCAACTCACCGATGCCGAGGTCGAACGCAGCGGCGTCGACATCCTGGCCAAGCACGCGCTGTGGAGCGTCGACCGCAACGACACCACCGAGGCCGTCAACGATGCGCTCGCACTGCGCCTGGCCGCCGTCGAGGCCGCCGAGGTCGTGTTCCGGGTGTGCCATCAACTGCACGGTGCGGTGGGGTTCTGCGACGAGACCACGCTGTCGTGGTTGTCTCGGCACAGTCAGCCGTTGCGGCGCTTGCCGTTCGGGGTGTGCGCCACGCGGGACATCCTCACCATGCGGCTGGGTCGGCGCGGACTGAGCGGACTGTTCTCATGA
- a CDS encoding enoyl-CoA hydratase/isomerase family protein codes for MTYDLPNELTVTADGPVRIVTINREADLNSVDEKLHWALANVWRQLAADKDAKVVVLAGAGRAFSAGGDLGWITTFLDDPVARDESIRLAEQPVEALQGTKRVVNMYLSQVLSGPLQAGFAAEQVTMRSEDHRQRLLAFRKKTEK; via the coding sequence ATGACCTACGACCTGCCGAACGAGCTCACCGTGACCGCCGACGGGCCGGTGCGCATCGTCACCATCAACCGGGAGGCGGACCTCAACAGCGTCGACGAGAAACTGCACTGGGCACTGGCGAACGTGTGGCGTCAGCTCGCCGCCGACAAGGACGCCAAGGTGGTGGTGCTCGCCGGTGCGGGACGTGCGTTCAGCGCCGGTGGCGACCTGGGCTGGATCACCACGTTCCTCGACGATCCGGTGGCCCGTGACGAGAGCATCCGGCTCGCCGAGCAGCCCGTCGAGGCGCTGCAGGGCACCAAGCGTGTCGTCAACATGTACCTGTCGCAGGTGCTCAGCGGCCCGCTGCAGGCCGGTTTCGCGGCTGAGCAGGTCACCATGCGCAGCGAGGACCACCGTCAGCGCCTGCTGGCATTCAGGAAGAAGACAGAGAAGTGA
- a CDS encoding acyl-CoA dehydrogenase family protein, whose protein sequence is MSDLDDFRATVRDWCAAHVPKDWRAAQTGVGDDEFVSFQKSWFAELRSAGWAVPHWPAEWGGGMSVPQQIVLYSELAAYDAPRLVLAFVGIHHAASTLLAAGTDAHRNRHLPAILDGEIWVQGFSEPEAGSDLASLRTTARADGDTFVVNGQKLWASGALHADWCLLLARTDPNAPKRHGISYFLLDMTTPGIDVRPIRNAVGDWHFCEIFLNDVVIPAADLVGPVNKGWQVAQATLGAERGMTMLELAERLGNAGFRRLVQACSPVDDPVVADQLAQFEIELTGLRGLCRDLVERSEAGQAGPADASIVKLYYSELLQRMTGFGAEVGGLAAHTVLTKPASSGWESGAWVLDFIGSWEWTIPGGASEIQRTIIGERGLGLPREPSAV, encoded by the coding sequence GTGAGCGATCTCGACGACTTCCGCGCCACGGTGCGGGACTGGTGCGCCGCACATGTCCCGAAAGACTGGCGCGCGGCCCAAACCGGCGTCGGCGACGACGAATTCGTGTCGTTCCAGAAGTCCTGGTTCGCCGAACTGCGCAGCGCCGGGTGGGCGGTGCCGCACTGGCCGGCCGAGTGGGGTGGCGGCATGTCGGTGCCTCAGCAGATCGTGCTGTATTCCGAACTCGCCGCATACGATGCGCCACGACTCGTGCTCGCGTTCGTCGGCATCCACCATGCCGCCTCGACCCTGCTCGCGGCGGGAACCGACGCGCACCGCAACCGGCACCTGCCCGCCATCCTGGACGGCGAGATCTGGGTGCAGGGCTTCTCCGAACCCGAGGCCGGTTCGGACCTGGCGTCGTTGCGCACCACGGCCCGTGCCGACGGCGACACGTTCGTGGTGAACGGCCAGAAGCTGTGGGCCAGTGGGGCCTTGCACGCCGACTGGTGTCTGCTGCTGGCCCGCACCGACCCCAACGCGCCCAAGCGCCATGGCATTTCCTACTTTCTGCTGGACATGACCACACCGGGCATCGATGTGCGTCCCATCCGCAACGCGGTCGGGGATTGGCATTTCTGCGAGATCTTCCTCAACGATGTGGTGATCCCGGCCGCCGATCTCGTCGGCCCGGTGAACAAGGGCTGGCAGGTCGCACAGGCGACGCTGGGCGCCGAGCGCGGCATGACCATGCTCGAACTCGCCGAACGCCTCGGCAACGCCGGTTTCCGCCGGCTCGTTCAGGCGTGTTCACCGGTGGACGATCCGGTGGTGGCGGATCAGTTGGCGCAGTTCGAGATCGAGCTCACCGGCCTGCGCGGACTGTGTCGCGACCTGGTGGAACGCAGCGAGGCCGGGCAGGCCGGGCCGGCTGACGCCTCGATCGTCAAGCTCTACTACAGCGAACTGCTGCAACGCATGACGGGTTTCGGCGCCGAGGTCGGCGGGCTGGCCGCGCACACCGTGCTCACCAAACCCGCGTCGAGCGGCTGGGAGTCGGGGGCGTGGGTGCTCGACTTCATCGGCTCCTGGGAATGGACGATCCCCGGCGGGGCCAGCGAGATCCAGCGGACCATCATCGGTGAGCGGGGTCTGGGCCTACCACGAGAGCCGAGTGCGGTGTGA
- a CDS encoding acyl-CoA dehydrogenase family protein encodes MTDFAEIHDELRSVAAGLLAKAAVDWSLLVHAGWVGLDVPEALGGAGATFAEVAVICEELGRAAATTGYLGGAVLGIGALLAVGPSASRDRLLTEVVEGHTRVALAVPGDMSPGEPEPPFGVAADGRVYGRAAFVPDAADAHRLLLPARDAAGATVLVEAGSGVAVSEQSVLDETRRLAIVVADGCEAHDIWRLDDMGALARRAALAVACDSLGVAQAMLDATVSYAGMRQQFGRPIGSFQAVKHACADMLVRVTVARQLVTGAVNDPSDETVAKAKSSATEAAVDIAGKAMQLHGGIGYTWESGIHTYLKRAALNRSLFGSPREYRSVLAARYRSVRV; translated from the coding sequence ATGACAGATTTCGCCGAGATCCACGACGAACTACGTTCGGTGGCGGCCGGTCTGCTCGCCAAGGCCGCCGTCGACTGGTCGCTGCTGGTGCACGCGGGCTGGGTCGGGCTCGACGTACCGGAAGCCCTGGGCGGGGCGGGCGCAACGTTCGCCGAGGTGGCGGTGATCTGCGAGGAACTGGGTCGGGCCGCGGCCACCACCGGTTATCTCGGTGGGGCCGTGCTCGGGATCGGCGCGTTGCTCGCGGTGGGGCCCAGCGCTTCCCGCGACCGCCTGCTCACCGAGGTGGTCGAGGGTCATACGCGCGTCGCTCTCGCCGTACCAGGGGACATGTCTCCGGGCGAACCGGAACCACCGTTCGGCGTGGCGGCCGACGGGCGCGTGTACGGCCGGGCCGCGTTCGTGCCCGACGCCGCGGACGCGCACCGACTGCTGCTGCCCGCGCGTGACGCCGCCGGTGCGACGGTGCTGGTCGAAGCGGGCTCGGGGGTGGCCGTCAGCGAGCAGTCCGTGCTCGATGAGACGCGACGGCTGGCGATCGTGGTGGCCGACGGCTGCGAGGCCCACGACATATGGCGCCTCGACGACATGGGCGCCCTCGCCCGACGAGCGGCTCTGGCCGTGGCGTGCGACAGCCTCGGCGTCGCGCAGGCGATGCTCGACGCGACGGTGTCCTATGCCGGTATGCGGCAGCAGTTCGGCCGTCCGATCGGCTCGTTCCAGGCCGTCAAGCACGCGTGCGCGGACATGCTGGTGCGGGTCACTGTGGCCCGCCAGCTGGTCACCGGCGCTGTGAACGACCCGAGCGATGAGACGGTCGCGAAGGCCAAATCGTCTGCGACGGAGGCGGCCGTCGACATCGCGGGCAAGGCCATGCAGTTGCACGGCGGCATCGGCTACACGTGGGAGAGCGGTATCCACACCTATCTCAAACGGGCCGCGCTCAACCGCTCGCTGTTCGGTTCACCGCGCGAGTACCGCAGCGTGCTGGCGGCCCGATACCGCAGCGTAAGGGTGTGA
- a CDS encoding MPT63 family protein: protein MNFRTGMKIAAASTATAAMTLGAAPLAMAETEAGFGEAQDLVAPTGDTASVTVTDIAPSSDQIPAEINGQLYEATATVEAKEGTVTPVVSNFNARAADGQTYRALFNVPTPEGVNPAPLTEGASTTGKVYFDVEGPAPDSVVYSDAGAEEAVWTK, encoded by the coding sequence GTGAATTTCCGTACCGGTATGAAGATCGCCGCAGCAAGCACCGCAACGGCCGCCATGACCTTGGGCGCCGCACCGCTGGCCATGGCAGAGACCGAAGCCGGTTTCGGGGAAGCGCAGGATCTGGTGGCGCCGACCGGTGACACCGCGAGCGTGACGGTCACCGATATCGCCCCGAGCAGCGATCAGATCCCAGCCGAGATCAACGGCCAGCTCTACGAAGCCACGGCCACCGTCGAGGCCAAAGAGGGCACCGTGACCCCGGTGGTCTCGAACTTCAACGCGCGCGCGGCCGACGGCCAGACCTACCGCGCGTTGTTCAACGTGCCGACGCCGGAGGGCGTCAACCCCGCGCCGCTGACCGAGGGCGCGTCGACCACCGGCAAGGTCTACTTCGACGTCGAGGGCCCGGCTCCGGACAGCGTCGTGTACAGCGATGCCGGCGCCGAAGAGGCCGTCTGGACCAAGTGA
- a CDS encoding VOC family protein yields the protein MPIRSTAPLGAPIWIDLTTSDVERAKAFYGAVFGWTFDTGGPEYGGYVTAHLDGHVVAGLMRNDPQWNTPDVWTTYLHTADAEATIATSAAAGGSNCGGVMDIPEKGRMAMMTDPAGGFFGLWQPSGHTGFQVFNSAGAPLYHQLTTRDYAKALQFYREVFGWTTNTVSDTDEFRYSTAVFDGEELVGVMDGAAFLTGDTPSTWTCFFGSDDVDKTIELIVEHGGSVVRPAEDTPYGRLAAVTDPTGAGFNLSSLQD from the coding sequence GTGCCCATCCGTTCCACCGCGCCGTTGGGCGCACCGATCTGGATCGACCTGACGACGTCTGATGTCGAGCGCGCCAAGGCTTTCTACGGCGCGGTGTTCGGCTGGACCTTTGACACCGGCGGACCCGAGTACGGCGGATACGTCACTGCCCATCTGGACGGCCACGTGGTGGCCGGCCTCATGCGCAACGACCCGCAGTGGAACACCCCCGATGTGTGGACCACGTATCTGCACACCGCCGACGCGGAGGCCACCATCGCCACGTCCGCCGCGGCAGGCGGGAGCAACTGCGGTGGTGTCATGGACATCCCCGAGAAGGGGCGCATGGCCATGATGACCGACCCCGCGGGCGGGTTCTTCGGGTTGTGGCAGCCCAGCGGCCACACCGGATTCCAGGTGTTCAACTCCGCCGGTGCGCCGCTGTATCACCAGCTCACCACGCGTGACTACGCCAAGGCGCTGCAGTTCTACCGCGAGGTCTTCGGCTGGACGACCAACACGGTGTCCGACACCGACGAATTCCGCTACAGCACAGCGGTGTTCGATGGCGAGGAGCTCGTCGGCGTGATGGACGGCGCGGCGTTCCTGACCGGCGACACACCGTCGACCTGGACGTGCTTCTTCGGCTCGGACGACGTCGACAAGACCATCGAACTGATCGTCGAGCACGGCGGTTCAGTGGTGCGCCCTGCCGAGGACACGCCGTACGGCAGGCTCGCCGCAGTCACCGATCCGACCGGGGCCGGATTCAACCTGTCGTCGCTGCAGGATTGA